One Chryseobacterium sp. StRB126 genomic region harbors:
- a CDS encoding YceD family protein, whose protein sequence is MDKLRNYDVSFSGLKNGKHEFKFEIDKTFFQLFDTEQEFTNPRIEVHVLLDKHTTFLEFEIKIKGWVELVCDITNEDFDYPIENEIKILVNFGEEYDDSNEDVITIPTAEHAFNVAHLIYENVMLSIPMKKISPNVSDEDIKILDQFSPKDIEEAEEEEHESDPRWEALRKLRDNN, encoded by the coding sequence ATGGACAAGTTAAGAAACTATGACGTAAGCTTTTCCGGACTTAAAAACGGAAAACACGAGTTCAAGTTTGAGATAGATAAAACGTTCTTTCAATTATTTGACACTGAGCAGGAATTTACAAACCCTAGAATAGAAGTACATGTCTTATTAGACAAACACACTACTTTTCTGGAGTTTGAGATTAAGATAAAAGGTTGGGTTGAGTTGGTTTGTGATATTACAAATGAAGACTTCGACTATCCTATTGAGAATGAAATCAAAATTCTGGTGAATTTCGGGGAAGAATATGATGACAGCAATGAAGATGTTATTACGATTCCTACTGCAGAGCATGCTTTCAACGTAGCTCATTTGATCTACGAAAATGTGATGCTTTCTATCCCGATGAAAAAGATTTCACCGAATGTAAGTGATGAAGATATCAAAATTCTTGACCAGTTCAGTCCGAAAGATATTGAGGAAGCTGAAGAGGAAGAACATGAAAGTGACCCTAGATGGGAGGCTTTAAGAAAATTAAGAGACAATAATTAA
- the rpmF gene encoding 50S ribosomal protein L32 yields MAHPKRRQSSTRRDKRRTHYKAVVPQLAKDATTGELHLYHRAHWHEGKLYYRGKVVLEKEVAATEEN; encoded by the coding sequence ATGGCACATCCAAAGAGAAGACAGTCGTCTACAAGAAGAGATAAGAGAAGAACTCACTACAAAGCTGTAGTTCCTCAATTAGCTAAAGATGCAACAACAGGAGAGCTTCACCTATACCACAGAGCTCACTGGCATGAAGGAAAACTTTACTACAGAGGTAAAGTAGTATTGGAAAAAGAAGTAGCTGCTACTGAAGAAAACTAA
- the accB gene encoding acetyl-CoA carboxylase biotin carboxyl carrier protein, producing the protein MDIKDIQNLIKFVSKAEVSEVKYKTKDFEITIKTPLAGSEAVYAQPAVYHTAPQAVAAPAPVATPAAAPAEKADAASDDSKYVTIKSPMIGTFYRKPSPDKDVFVNVGDEVSVGKVVCVIEAMKLFNQIESEISGKIVKILVDDATPVEYDQPLFLVDPS; encoded by the coding sequence ATGGACATTAAAGACATACAGAATCTTATTAAGTTTGTATCTAAGGCTGAAGTTTCAGAAGTAAAATACAAGACTAAGGATTTCGAAATCACTATTAAAACTCCATTAGCTGGAAGCGAAGCTGTTTATGCGCAGCCTGCAGTCTATCACACAGCTCCACAAGCGGTAGCTGCTCCGGCACCTGTTGCAACTCCGGCTGCTGCTCCTGCAGAAAAAGCTGACGCTGCATCTGATGATAGCAAATATGTAACAATCAAATCTCCAATGATTGGAACATTCTACAGAAAACCATCTCCGGATAAAGACGTATTCGTAAACGTAGGTGACGAAGTTTCTGTTGGTAAAGTAGTTTGCGTAATTGAAGCAATGAAGTTATTCAACCAGATTGAATCTGAAATCAGCGGAAAAATCGTTAAAATCTTAGTTGACGATGCTACTCCGGTAGAATATGACCAACCATTATTCCTAGTAGATCCATCTTAA
- the accC gene encoding acetyl-CoA carboxylase biotin carboxylase subunit yields the protein MFKKILIANRGEIAMRILRTCKEMGIKTVAVYSTADKDSLHVRFADEAVCIGPAMSKDSYLKIPNIIAAAEITNADAIHPGYGFLSENANFSRICQKNGIKFIGASPEQIEKMGDKANAKATMKAAGVPCVPGSDGLIESYEHAVKVAEETGYPVMIKATAGGGGKGMRAVWKAEDLKDHWESAIQEAVAAFGNGGMYMEKLIEEPRHIEIQVAGDQFGKACHLSERDCSVQRRNQKLTEETPSPFMTDELREKMGDAAVKAAEFIGYEGVGTIEFLVDKHRNFYFMEMNTRIQVEHPITEQVIDYDLIREQILLAAGTPISGINYYPKLHSIECRINAEDPYADFRPSPGKITGLNIPGGHGIRVDTHVYSGYTIPSNYDSMIAKLITTAQTREEAIAKMRRALEEFYIEGVKTTIPFHRQLMDNEDYLAGNYTTKFMEDFVMDRKYDNH from the coding sequence ATGTTCAAAAAAATATTAATAGCCAATCGTGGCGAAATTGCAATGCGTATTTTACGTACTTGTAAAGAAATGGGGATCAAAACCGTTGCAGTATACTCTACTGCAGATAAAGACAGTCTTCACGTAAGATTTGCTGATGAAGCGGTTTGTATTGGTCCTGCGATGAGCAAAGACTCATACCTTAAAATCCCTAACATTATTGCTGCTGCGGAAATTACAAACGCTGACGCCATTCACCCAGGTTATGGATTCCTATCTGAAAATGCTAACTTTTCAAGAATCTGTCAGAAGAACGGAATTAAGTTCATTGGAGCTTCTCCTGAACAGATTGAAAAAATGGGAGACAAAGCCAATGCTAAGGCTACCATGAAAGCTGCCGGTGTACCTTGTGTACCGGGTTCAGACGGATTGATCGAATCTTACGAGCATGCTGTAAAGGTTGCTGAGGAAACCGGATACCCTGTAATGATTAAAGCAACTGCCGGTGGTGGTGGTAAAGGAATGAGAGCAGTATGGAAAGCTGAAGACCTTAAAGATCACTGGGAATCTGCTATTCAGGAAGCTGTAGCTGCCTTTGGAAACGGAGGTATGTACATGGAAAAACTGATTGAAGAGCCTAGACACATCGAAATTCAGGTTGCAGGTGACCAGTTCGGCAAAGCTTGCCACCTTTCTGAAAGAGACTGTTCTGTACAAAGAAGAAACCAGAAGTTAACGGAAGAAACACCTTCTCCGTTCATGACTGATGAGCTTCGTGAGAAAATGGGTGATGCTGCGGTAAAAGCTGCAGAATTCATCGGATACGAAGGTGTAGGAACTATCGAATTCCTTGTAGACAAACACAGAAATTTCTATTTCATGGAAATGAATACAAGAATCCAGGTAGAGCACCCTATTACCGAGCAGGTAATTGATTATGACCTAATCAGAGAACAAATTCTTCTTGCTGCGGGAACTCCTATTTCAGGAATCAACTATTACCCTAAATTACACTCTATTGAGTGTAGAATTAACGCTGAAGATCCTTACGCAGACTTCAGACCGTCTCCGGGAAAAATCACAGGATTAAACATCCCAGGTGGACACGGAATCAGAGTAGATACTCACGTATATTCAGGATACACAATCCCTTCTAACTACGACTCTATGATTGCTAAGCTTATCACTACGGCTCAAACCCGTGAGGAAGCGATTGCAAAAATGAGACGTGCTCTTGAGGAATTCTATATTGAAGGAGTAAAAACAACTATTCCTTTCCACAGACAACTGATGGATAATGAAGATTATCTTGCAGGAAACTACACTACAAAATTCATGGAGGATTTTGTAATGGACAGAAAATATGATAATCACTAA
- a CDS encoding Crp/Fnr family transcriptional regulator: protein MIEPKNGVFDRLGIILNGAVRIYYINEKGEDISYLLQVNNDVIGDYASYITGKKTTAAIKTLLKTEVLYFDKKDVEILIQKDIFWVGLAKRISDLAFLDAKQRLDELFFYTPEERYLNLLKKSPEILNKIPQKYISSYLGITPQSLSRIRKRIYSFQKLT, encoded by the coding sequence ATGATAGAACCTAAAAATGGAGTTTTTGACCGTTTGGGGATCATTTTGAACGGCGCCGTCCGGATTTATTACATCAATGAAAAAGGTGAAGATATCAGCTATCTTTTGCAAGTGAATAATGATGTTATTGGTGATTACGCAAGCTATATCACCGGAAAAAAAACAACGGCAGCTATAAAGACTCTTCTAAAAACGGAAGTTTTATATTTTGATAAAAAAGATGTTGAGATTTTAATTCAGAAAGATATTTTTTGGGTTGGATTGGCAAAACGTATATCCGATTTAGCTTTTTTGGATGCAAAACAAAGGCTGGACGAATTGTTTTTTTATACACCAGAAGAACGCTATCTCAATCTCTTAAAAAAGTCACCCGAAATCCTGAACAAAATTCCACAGAAATACATTTCGTCTTATTTAGGAATTACGCCACAATCGCTGAGCAGAATCCGGAAAAGAATTTACTCATTCCAGAAGTTAACTTAG
- a CDS encoding FAD-dependent monooxygenase encodes MKIAIIGGGIGGLTTALALQKNNLDVTIYESATEIKPVGAGIIMANNAMQVFDKLGIRQKIEKAGHKISNIKITDPQLKTLSDVQLNRFEHKYGVHNTAIHRGDLQMILAEEIGFENIKLAKRLSKIEQGNGYQFTFEDGSFANAGVVIGADGIKSVVRQQILNIGKLRSSRQKCWRGVSEFDWVAKYQHEAYEAWGKGKRFGFVRINDQQVYWYAVINENLVKNPNHLAELFTEFNPEVPRMISETPKEKIFINDIIDLEPIFQWQKDRVCLIGDAAHATTPNMGQGACQAIEDAYVLGKLFGEGKNVDEVFTQYEELRMKKAHYIVNTSSTIGKVSHYENNLAVWLRNILLKATPSSANEKQMEKVFDISY; translated from the coding sequence ATGAAAATAGCAATTATCGGTGGCGGAATTGGCGGTTTGACAACAGCTTTAGCTTTACAAAAAAACAATCTGGATGTTACCATTTACGAAAGTGCAACCGAAATAAAACCTGTAGGTGCCGGAATTATCATGGCCAATAATGCAATGCAGGTTTTTGATAAACTTGGCATCCGCCAGAAAATCGAAAAAGCAGGCCACAAAATTTCAAACATTAAAATTACCGATCCACAACTCAAGACCTTATCAGATGTACAACTGAATAGATTCGAGCATAAATATGGAGTACACAATACGGCTATTCATCGTGGCGATTTGCAAATGATTCTGGCTGAGGAAATTGGTTTTGAAAATATTAAACTTGCCAAACGTTTATCCAAGATTGAACAGGGAAACGGCTATCAATTCACTTTTGAAGACGGAAGCTTCGCTAATGCAGGTGTAGTTATTGGTGCAGATGGAATTAAATCGGTAGTGCGGCAGCAAATTTTAAATATTGGAAAGCTAAGATCCTCCAGACAGAAATGTTGGCGTGGTGTTAGTGAATTCGATTGGGTAGCGAAATACCAACATGAAGCCTATGAGGCATGGGGAAAGGGCAAACGCTTCGGTTTCGTGAGAATTAATGATCAACAAGTCTATTGGTACGCTGTGATTAACGAGAATCTGGTTAAAAACCCGAACCATCTTGCAGAACTTTTTACCGAATTTAATCCAGAAGTACCCAGAATGATTTCCGAAACTCCCAAAGAAAAAATATTTATCAATGACATTATCGATTTGGAACCTATTTTTCAATGGCAAAAAGACCGTGTTTGCTTAATTGGTGATGCAGCCCATGCTACAACTCCTAATATGGGACAAGGCGCCTGCCAGGCAATTGAAGATGCCTACGTTCTCGGAAAACTTTTTGGCGAAGGAAAAAATGTAGACGAAGTTTTCACACAATACGAAGAGCTGCGTATGAAGAAAGCGCATTACATTGTCAACACGAGTTCTACTATTGGTAAAGTTTCTCATTATGAAAACAATTTGGCAGTTTGGCTTCGCAATATTTTACTAAAGGCAACACCTAGCTCTGCTAACGAAAAGCAAATGGAAAAAGTGTTTGATATCTCATACTAA
- a CDS encoding YdcF family protein, producing the protein MKIIIKYILIAGFSWFIIHSLYITYDGLTNSEQKADLAVVFGNKVNEDGTLSPRLQVRLDKSIELYQKKQVKDILVSGGLGKEGYWEGTEMKKYLIKNKIPAYNILVDNFGDNTEKTVLNTIKIADRFQYKNIISVSQFYHQTRIKKLFREHHFKNIESSSPEYFELRDFYSVFREFFAYYL; encoded by the coding sequence GTGAAAATTATCATCAAATACATTCTCATTGCCGGATTCTCCTGGTTTATTATCCATTCTTTATACATTACTTATGATGGATTGACAAATTCTGAACAGAAAGCTGATCTTGCTGTGGTCTTTGGAAATAAAGTAAATGAAGACGGCACCCTTTCCCCACGCCTGCAGGTAAGATTAGACAAAAGTATTGAGCTCTATCAGAAAAAACAAGTCAAAGACATCCTGGTAAGCGGTGGTTTGGGTAAAGAGGGTTATTGGGAAGGTACAGAAATGAAAAAATACCTGATTAAAAATAAAATTCCTGCCTATAATATTCTTGTGGATAACTTTGGGGATAATACAGAGAAGACTGTTCTCAATACCATAAAAATAGCTGATCGCTTCCAGTATAAAAATATTATCTCTGTATCGCAGTTTTATCATCAGACCAGAATTAAAAAACTGTTCAGGGAACATCATTTTAAAAATATTGAAAGTTCAAGTCCTGAATATTTTGAATTAAGGGATTTCTATTCAGTTTTCAGGGAGTTCTTCGCTTATTATTTATAA
- the rocD gene encoding ornithine--oxo-acid transaminase produces the protein MSTAEQTKNSQYFIDLEDKHGAHNYHPLPVVLDRGEGVFVWDVEGKRYYDFLSAYSAVNQGHSHPKIVGALVEQSQKLALTSRAFYNSKLGEYEQKITTLFGFDKVLPMNSGAEAVETAVKLARKWSYEVKGISENAAKIIVCENNFHGRTTTIVSFSNDPDANQNYGPFTPGFIKIPYNDIAALEEVLSREAENIAAFLVEPIQGEAGVYVPDENFLKNASEICKKHNVLFIADEVQTGIARTGKLIACHHENVQPDILILGKALSGGMYPVSAVLANDEIMNVIKPGQHGSTFGGNPIACAVAVAALDVVADEKLSERAEELGQLFRAEINKLIEKTDLITKVRGKGLLNAILINDTPESSTAWNLCLQLKENGLLAKPTHGNIIRLAPPLVITEEQLLDCVKIIEKTILAFTK, from the coding sequence ATGTCGACAGCAGAACAAACAAAAAACTCACAATATTTTATTGACCTTGAAGACAAACATGGAGCACACAATTATCACCCACTTCCAGTAGTTCTGGACCGCGGAGAAGGTGTTTTCGTTTGGGATGTAGAGGGCAAAAGATATTATGATTTTCTTTCAGCATATTCTGCTGTAAACCAAGGACATTCCCATCCTAAAATCGTAGGCGCTTTAGTAGAACAATCTCAAAAGTTAGCCTTAACTTCAAGAGCATTTTATAACTCTAAATTAGGAGAATACGAACAGAAAATCACTACTCTTTTCGGGTTTGATAAAGTGTTACCAATGAACTCAGGAGCTGAAGCAGTAGAAACTGCTGTAAAATTGGCCAGAAAATGGAGTTATGAAGTAAAAGGAATTTCAGAAAACGCGGCAAAAATCATCGTTTGTGAAAATAACTTCCACGGAAGAACAACAACTATTGTTTCTTTCTCTAACGATCCGGATGCCAACCAAAACTATGGACCTTTTACACCGGGCTTTATCAAAATTCCGTACAATGATATTGCAGCATTGGAAGAAGTATTAAGCAGAGAAGCTGAAAATATTGCAGCATTCCTTGTAGAGCCTATTCAGGGTGAGGCAGGAGTATATGTTCCGGATGAAAACTTCCTTAAAAATGCTTCCGAAATATGTAAAAAGCACAACGTTCTTTTTATTGCAGATGAAGTACAGACAGGTATTGCAAGAACAGGAAAACTAATCGCTTGTCATCATGAAAATGTACAGCCGGATATTTTAATTCTAGGAAAAGCACTTTCAGGAGGAATGTATCCAGTATCTGCTGTATTGGCGAATGATGAAATCATGAATGTGATTAAGCCAGGACAGCACGGTTCTACATTCGGAGGAAATCCAATTGCCTGTGCAGTAGCTGTAGCAGCATTAGATGTTGTAGCTGATGAAAAATTATCTGAAAGAGCAGAAGAACTTGGTCAGCTTTTCAGAGCTGAAATCAATAAACTTATCGAAAAGACAGATCTTATTACCAAAGTAAGAGGAAAAGGACTGTTAAATGCCATACTAATCAATGATACTCCAGAAAGTTCTACTGCATGGAATCTTTGTTTACAATTAAAAGAAAACGGATTACTTGCAAAACCAACACATGGTAACATCATCAGATTAGCACCACCATTGGTAATTACAGAAGAGCAATTATTGGATTGTGTAAAAATTATTGAAAAAACAATTTTAGCCTTCACAAAATAA
- a CDS encoding DUF5672 family protein, with protein MVDIIIPIYKQIPDSDDLISLNQVFDILGSYKITFIHPRSLSLDAYKDFNASFISFDDHYFKNIFGYNQLMMDVNFYKSFSEKYILIYQSDCFVFKDDLINWCKKNYDYIGAPWIRSSEHIPFFKLFFDKTIAKFKGITNFKGNGKWQKDKSLLYNAVGNGGLSLRKREKFIEVLENLPKVVQIYLKPENTGQFYAEDVFFSIEPERNGIIFSKPNYKEACLFSIENKQEKAMNINKGKLPFGCHRWNKEKDFWRPYFSKAGYSI; from the coding sequence TTGGTAGATATTATTATTCCAATATATAAACAGATACCTGATAGTGATGACCTTATTTCTCTCAATCAGGTATTTGATATTTTAGGAAGTTACAAAATAACCTTTATACATCCTAGAAGTCTTTCTCTTGATGCCTATAAAGATTTTAATGCTTCATTCATTAGTTTTGATGACCATTATTTCAAAAATATTTTTGGATACAATCAACTTATGATGGACGTAAATTTTTATAAAAGTTTTTCAGAAAAATATATACTAATTTATCAATCTGACTGTTTTGTATTTAAAGATGATCTTATAAATTGGTGCAAAAAAAACTACGATTATATTGGTGCTCCTTGGATACGGAGTTCGGAACATATTCCTTTTTTTAAATTATTTTTTGATAAAACCATTGCTAAGTTTAAAGGAATAACCAACTTTAAAGGGAATGGGAAATGGCAAAAAGACAAATCTCTTCTTTATAACGCTGTAGGAAATGGAGGGCTATCTTTAAGAAAAAGAGAAAAGTTTATAGAAGTACTTGAAAACCTTCCGAAGGTAGTGCAAATTTACTTAAAACCTGAAAATACAGGTCAATTTTACGCCGAAGATGTATTTTTTAGTATCGAGCCTGAAAGAAATGGTATAATTTTTTCTAAACCTAATTATAAAGAAGCCTGTCTCTTCTCAATTGAGAACAAACAGGAGAAAGCAATGAACATCAATAAAGGAAAACTTCCTTTTGGCTGCCATAGATGGAATAAGGAAAAAGATTTCTGGAGACCTTATTTTTCTAAAGCAGGATATTCAATATAA